The following are encoded together in the Odocoileus virginianus isolate 20LAN1187 ecotype Illinois chromosome 28, Ovbor_1.2, whole genome shotgun sequence genome:
- the LOC139031855 gene encoding uncharacterized protein — protein MLEGCRLCGKGSSSPDPESGKQWTPFALGTRGRTRGRQDSGDPELPSSTVQALPVRVGPANPDGKRTYQYWPFSTSDLYNWKTQNPPFSEKPQGLIDLLDSILFTHNPTWDDCQQLLQVLFTTEEQERILAEAQKRVPGVDGRPTTQPHLVDEGFPLLRPNWDFEQTEGQRDWTLGSLQSRAASHSRRTGKSAGRTEGESSPIKSFETETCSTGGLLILLLMAALIDPGATSHNPHHPVNMTWVVYNPETGGLLNSSSNVAPKGT, from the exons ATGCTGGAAGGCTGCCGGCTCTGTGGGAAGGGgagttcctctcctgatcccGAGTCTGGTAAACAGTGGACGCCATTCG cattGGGGACCCGGGGGAGAACTAGGGGTAGACAAGactctggggacccagagttaccttcATCTACTGTTCAGGCGCTCCCCGTCCgagtgggaccagctaacccGGATGGAAAGCGaacctatcagtactggcccttttccacgagtgacctgtacaattggaaaacccagaaccctcctttctcagagaagccccaaggcctcattgacctcttagattccattttgttcactcacaaCCCCACCTGGGACGATTGTCAGCAGCTGTTGCAGGTGCTCTTCACCACAGAAGAACAGGAGCGAATTCTGGCAGAAGCACAGAAACGGGTCCCAGGGGTCGATGGGAGACCAACCACCCAGCCTCATCTCGTAGAcgaggggtttcctctgttgcggcctaactgggattttgagcaaacggaag GTCaacgggattggaccctgggttcactgcaatcacgtgcggcaagccactccagaagaacaggaaaaagcGCGGGCAGAACGGAAGGCGAGTCCTCACCCAtcaaatcctttgaaactgaaacttgTTCAACGGGAGGCCTCCTAATTCTCCTGCTGATGGCGGCTCTCATCGACCCAGGAGCGACCAGTCACAACCCCCATCATCCGGTTAACATGACTTGGGTGGTCTACAACCCTGAGACTGGAGGACTACTTAATTCGAGTTCCAACGTAGCCCCCAAAGGGACATGA